A portion of the Corynebacterium rouxii genome contains these proteins:
- a CDS encoding NAD(P)H-dependent glycerol-3-phosphate dehydrogenase — MKIGVMGAGSWGTTLAKVFSDAGCDVTLWARREEVAREINTEHTNSAYLRGIALPHTLTATTQPTQALCDADVVVLAVPSQTLRGNLAEWRGDIPQDALLLSLAKGIEKETFLRMSEVIAEVTGVQPDKVAVLSGPNLAREIAEEQPAATVIACTNEKNAQRIQHALAAPYFRPYTNTDVIGCEIGGACKNVIALACGMASGRGLGENTLATLMTRGLAEISRLGVAIGADPRTLSGLAGLGDLVATCSSPLSRNRTFGARLGEGKTLDEARAATNGQVAEGVISSQSIARLADSLGVDMPITRAVFGVCHRDQNVADMVAALMGRTKKSE, encoded by the coding sequence ATGAAGATCGGCGTGATGGGTGCCGGTTCTTGGGGAACTACCTTGGCTAAAGTCTTTTCCGACGCAGGCTGTGATGTCACCTTGTGGGCACGTCGTGAAGAAGTCGCCCGAGAAATCAACACCGAGCACACAAATTCCGCCTATCTTCGAGGTATTGCGTTGCCGCACACCCTTACGGCCACAACGCAGCCAACGCAGGCACTGTGCGATGCCGATGTTGTTGTCCTCGCTGTTCCCAGCCAAACTCTGCGCGGAAATCTTGCCGAATGGCGTGGAGATATTCCACAGGATGCTTTGTTGCTGAGCTTGGCAAAAGGTATCGAAAAAGAGACATTTTTGCGCATGAGTGAAGTAATCGCGGAGGTTACGGGTGTGCAACCTGACAAAGTGGCTGTCTTGTCAGGTCCGAATCTGGCTCGTGAGATTGCAGAGGAACAACCAGCGGCCACCGTTATTGCCTGCACAAATGAGAAAAATGCCCAGCGTATCCAGCATGCTTTGGCGGCTCCTTATTTCCGTCCGTATACCAACACAGATGTTATCGGTTGTGAGATCGGCGGGGCTTGCAAAAATGTGATCGCCCTTGCCTGCGGTATGGCATCTGGTAGGGGGCTAGGAGAGAACACTCTGGCAACGTTGATGACGCGTGGTCTAGCGGAGATCTCACGTTTGGGTGTAGCCATAGGTGCAGATCCGCGAACCCTATCAGGCTTAGCTGGGTTGGGAGACTTGGTAGCTACATGTTCATCGCCGTTGTCGCGTAACCGCACCTTTGGTGCCCGTTTGGGTGAAGGCAAGACTTTAGACGAAGCCCGTGCAGCGACAAACGGGCAAGTAGCCGAAGGAGTTATATCCTCGCAATCTATTGCGCGGCTAGCAGATTCCTTGGGGGTCGATATGCCCATTACCCGTGCGGTATTCGGAGTATGTCATCGTGATCAAAATGTTGCCGACATGGTGGCTGCATTGATGGGGCGTACCAAGAAATCTGAGTAG
- a CDS encoding D-alanine--D-alanine ligase family protein: MSQNLSAQNSSETPRIKVAIIYGGRSSEHSVSCVSAGAIMAHLDPQRYEVFPVGITHDGEWTVGESDPSRLKTVDRVMPEVQFTREVSLSVNPTAAGELRFEDGSLYAKVDVVFPVLHGRFGEDGTIQGLFELSGVPYVGTGVLSSACGMDKEFTKKLMAAEGLPVGKEVILRGSETLTEEHKRELGLPVFVKPARGGSSIGISRVADWNEWDAALSLAREHDSKVIVEAEIVGVEVECGVLERIDGSLVASVPAQLQDTDEGDEGFYGFDTKYLDDVVTAHIPAPFDAETTELIQELSLKAFTALSCRGLARVDFFITDHGPVLNEINTMPGFTPISMYPQVFEATGIGYAQLLDNLIKQALHK, encoded by the coding sequence GTGAGCCAAAATCTTTCAGCACAGAACTCTTCAGAAACTCCTCGTATTAAAGTTGCCATCATCTACGGTGGCCGCAGCTCAGAACATTCCGTGTCGTGTGTATCTGCTGGCGCTATTATGGCGCACCTGGATCCGCAGCGCTACGAGGTGTTCCCAGTAGGTATCACGCACGACGGTGAGTGGACCGTGGGGGAATCGGATCCGAGTCGTCTTAAGACTGTCGACCGCGTGATGCCCGAGGTACAGTTCACAAGGGAAGTATCGTTGTCGGTCAATCCAACCGCCGCTGGCGAGCTACGTTTCGAGGATGGATCGCTTTATGCCAAAGTCGATGTAGTCTTCCCAGTCTTGCATGGTCGCTTTGGTGAAGACGGCACGATCCAAGGTCTATTTGAGCTCTCTGGTGTGCCCTACGTTGGAACTGGTGTATTGAGCTCCGCCTGCGGAATGGATAAGGAATTTACTAAGAAACTCATGGCGGCTGAAGGTTTGCCAGTTGGCAAGGAAGTTATCCTTCGCGGCTCGGAAACGTTGACTGAAGAACATAAGCGCGAACTCGGTCTGCCAGTGTTTGTTAAACCCGCACGCGGTGGATCATCCATTGGTATTTCTCGGGTAGCTGATTGGAACGAATGGGACGCGGCGTTAAGCCTCGCACGCGAGCACGATTCTAAGGTGATCGTCGAAGCTGAAATTGTGGGTGTAGAGGTCGAATGCGGTGTGCTTGAGCGTATCGACGGCTCCTTGGTGGCGTCTGTTCCCGCCCAGCTGCAAGATACTGATGAGGGCGACGAAGGTTTCTATGGTTTCGATACCAAATACCTTGATGATGTGGTGACCGCTCACATTCCAGCGCCCTTCGATGCGGAAACTACTGAGTTGATTCAAGAGCTGTCACTGAAGGCTTTCACAGCTTTAAGCTGCCGTGGCTTGGCACGCGTGGACTTTTTTATCACTGATCACGGACCCGTACTCAACGAGATCAATACGATGCCAGGTTTTACCCCGATCTCGATGTACCCCCAGGTATTCGAAGCGACCGGAATCGGTTATGCACAGCTGCTCGATAACTTGATCAAGCAAGCCTTGCACAAATAA
- a CDS encoding DUF3515 domain-containing protein produces MHSDDSFRCGPIVVALVLSIVLVVGVLVGAKLVYDKAAHQPVAMSDVGSPLGDSAQCQEFLEALPEHVLGHKRAQIADPAPAGAAAWQSDSTRRVTIRCGVDAPLQYTALSERIDAANAAWMEVGDATPGSTLRTWYSVNRFPIVAVTADAEALGDHASPLEELGGVVSTLESKETKPHPIPLTDLQVHAGEDRSATCRALLKSVPDSFGSDITYRKTTDVSLPDGSVVWTAAGFEPVVLRCGVEFPKSYKAGERLNQINSVPWFEDTTLRNGTTASTHYALDQKATVAVNLPHEAGNAALVAITEALESIR; encoded by the coding sequence ATGCACTCTGATGATTCTTTTCGCTGCGGCCCGATTGTTGTCGCTTTGGTGTTATCCATTGTGTTGGTTGTCGGTGTTTTGGTGGGCGCAAAACTTGTGTATGACAAGGCGGCACACCAGCCGGTGGCGATGTCGGATGTGGGTTCTCCGTTGGGTGATTCTGCACAATGCCAGGAATTTTTGGAGGCTCTCCCCGAGCATGTTTTAGGTCATAAGCGTGCCCAGATTGCTGATCCTGCGCCTGCAGGGGCTGCCGCGTGGCAGTCCGATTCTACGAGGCGCGTCACGATCCGTTGTGGGGTAGATGCACCGTTGCAATACACCGCATTATCTGAGCGTATCGACGCCGCCAACGCCGCATGGATGGAGGTAGGCGATGCTACGCCGGGTTCCACATTGCGGACGTGGTATTCGGTTAACCGCTTCCCTATTGTTGCTGTTACAGCGGATGCTGAAGCACTAGGTGATCATGCGAGTCCTCTAGAAGAGTTGGGGGGTGTTGTGTCTACTTTGGAGAGTAAAGAAACTAAGCCTCATCCTATTCCGCTGACGGATCTTCAGGTTCATGCTGGCGAGGATCGCTCTGCGACGTGCCGTGCACTACTAAAGTCGGTTCCAGATAGCTTTGGTAGCGACATCACCTACCGCAAGACCACCGATGTTTCGCTTCCTGATGGCAGCGTTGTGTGGACTGCGGCTGGTTTTGAGCCCGTAGTGCTGCGTTGTGGAGTTGAGTTCCCGAAATCGTATAAAGCTGGTGAACGTCTCAACCAGATCAATTCGGTTCCGTGGTTTGAAGACACCACATTGCGTAATGGTACGACCGCATCGACGCACTACGCGTTAGACCAAAAAGCTACGGTCGCGGTGAACCTGCCACATGAGGCTGGTAACGCCGCGCTCGTAGCAATTACTGAGGCGTTGGAGTCGATCCGCTAA